A region from the Leptodactylus fuscus isolate aLepFus1 unplaced genomic scaffold, aLepFus1.hap2 HAP2_SCAFFOLD_745, whole genome shotgun sequence genome encodes:
- the LOC142188752 gene encoding histone H1.03-like, producing the protein MAETAPAAAAAPPPAEPAAKSKKQPKKAAAGGAKKSKKSSGPTVSELIVKAVSASKERSGVSVAALKKVLAAGGYDTDKNRSRVKLGLKALVTKGTLIQVKGSGASGSFKLNKKQAESKDKAAKKKPAAAKPKKAAAKKPAAKSPKKAPTAAKSPKKAKKPAAAAKKAAKSPKKPKAAPKAKKVTKSPAKKAAKPKAAKSPAKKAAKPKAAKSPAKKAAKAKKPAAKK; encoded by the coding sequence ATGGCAGAAACCGCgcccgccgctgccgctgctccccctcccgcCGAACCGGCCGCCAAATCCAAGAAGCAGCCGAAGAAAGCAGCCGCAGGGGGCGCCAAGAAGAGCAAGAAATCCTCCGGTCCCACCGTGTCCGAGCTGATCGTCAAAGCCGTGTCCGCCTCCAAGGAGCGCAGTGGGGTGTCTGTGGCCGCCCTGAAGAAGGTGCTGGCTGCTGGCGGCTACGATACAGACAAGAACCGCAGCCGTGTCAAGCTGGGCCTTAAGGCTCTGGTGACCAAGGGAACCCTGATCCAGGTGAAAGGCAGCGGCGCCTCCGGCTCCTTCAAGCTGAACAAGAAGCAGGCGGAGAGTAAGGACAAGGCGGCCAAGAAGAAGCCTGCAGCGGCCAAGCCCAAGAAAGCTGCCGCCAAGAAGCCCGCGGCTAAGTCTCCTAAGAAGGCGCCGACCGCGGCCAAGAGCCCGAAGAAAGCCAAGAAGCCTGCCGCGGCCGCCAAGAAGGCGGCCAAGAGCCCCAAGAAGCCGAAGGCGGCTCCTAAAGCCAAGAAGGTGACGAAGAGCCCGGCTAAGAAGGCGGCTAAGCCCAAAGCTGCCAAGAGCCCAGCTAAGAAGGCTGCCAAGCCCAAAGCTGCCAAGAGTCCGGCTAAGAAGGCTGCTAAAGCCAAGAAGCCCGCGGCTAAGAAATAA
- the LOC142188762 gene encoding histone H2B type 1-O-like, producing the protein MPDPAKSAPAPKKGSKKAVTKAQKKDGKKRKRARRESYAIYVYKVLKQVHPDTGISSKAMSIMNSFVNDVFERIAGEASRLAHYNKRSTITSREIQTSVRLLLPGELAKHAVSEGTKAVTKYTSAK; encoded by the coding sequence ATGCCTGATCCCGCCAAGTCTGCCCCAGCGCCCAAGAAGGGCTCCAAGAAAGCCGTGACCAAGgcccagaagaaggacggcaagaagcgtaagagggccaggagggagagctaTGCCATCTACGTGTACAAGGTGCTGAAGCAGGTCCACCCCGACACCGGCATTTCTTCCAAGGCCATGAGCATCATGAATTCCTTCGTCAACGACGTCTTTGAGCGCATCGCAGGAGAAGCCTCCCGCCTGGCTCACTATAACAAGcgctccaccatcacctcccgggagatccagacctccgtgcgcctgctgctgcccggagagttggccaagcacgccgtgtccgagggcaccaaggccgtcaccaagtacaccagcgccaagtaa
- the LOC142188760 gene encoding histone H3 — MARTKQTARKSTGGKAPRKQLATKAARKSAPATGGVKKPHRYRPGTVALREIRRYQKSTELLIRKLPFQRLVREIAQDFKTDLRFQSSAVMALQEASEAYLVGLFEDTNLCAIHAKRVTIMPKDIQLARRIRGERA, encoded by the coding sequence ATGGCAAGAACCAAGCAGACCGCCCGCAAATCCACCGGAGGGAAAGCTCCCCGCAAGCAGCTGGCCACTAAGGCCGCCAGGAAGAGCGCTCCCGCCACCGGCGGAGTGAAGAAGCCTCACCGCTACCGCCCTGGTACAGTCGCTCTGCGTGAAATCCGCCGCTACCAGAAGTCCACCGAGCTGCTGATCCGTAAGCTTCCCTTCCAGCGCCTGGTTCGAGAGATCGCCCAGGACTTCAAGACGGATCTCCGCTTCCAGAGCTCCGCCGTCATGGCCCTGCAGGAAGCTAGCGAAGCTTACCTGGTCGGGCTCTTTGAGGACACCAACCTGTGCGCCATCCACGCCAAGAGGGTCACCATCATGCCCAAAGACATCCAGCTGGCCCGCAGGATTCGTGGGGAGAGGGCTTAA
- the LOC142188758 gene encoding histone H2A type 2-B, giving the protein MSGRGKQGGKARAKAKTRSSRAGLQFPVGRVHRLLRKGNYAERVGAGAPVYLAAVLEYLTAEILELAGNAARDNKKTRIIPRHLQLAVRNDEELNKLLGGVTIAQGGVLPNIQAVLLPKKTESSKPSKSK; this is encoded by the coding sequence ATGTCTGGACGCGGCAAGCAAGGAGGCAAAGCTCGTGCTAAGGCCAAGACCCGCTCATCCCGGGCGGGACTTCAGTTCCCCGTCGGTCGTGTGCACAGGCTTCTCCGCAAGGGCAACTACGCCGAGAGGGTTGGTGCTGGTGCTCCCGTCTACCTGGCGGCCGTACTGGAGTATCTGACCGCTGAGATCCTGGAGTTGGCTGGTAATGCTGCACGGGACAACAAGAAGACCCGCATCATCCCCCGTCACCTGCAGCTGGCCGTGCGCAATGACGAGGAGCTGAACAAACTGCTGGGTGGCGTGACCATCGCCCAGGGAGGCGTCCTGCCCAACATCCAGGCCGTGCTGCTGCCCAAGAAGACCGAGAGCAGCAAGCCCAGCAAGAGCAAGTGA
- the LOC142188759 gene encoding histone H2B type 1-O-like — protein MPDPAKSAPAPKKGSKKAVTKAQKKDGKKRKRARKESYAIYVYKVLKQVHPDTGISSKAMVVMNSFVNDIFERIAGEASRLAHYNKRSTITSREIQTAVRLLLPGELAKHAVSEGTKAVTKYTSAK, from the coding sequence atgcctgatcccgccaagtctgccccagcgcccaagaagggctccaagaaagccgtgaccaaggcccagaagaaggacggcaagaaGCGTAAGAGGGCCAGGAAGGAGAGCTATGCCATCTACGTGTACAAGGTGCTGAAGCAGGTCCACCCCGACACCGGTATCTCCTCCAAGGCCATGGTCGTCATGAATTCCTTCGTCAACGACATCTTCGAGCGCATCGCAGGAGAAGCCTCCCGCCTGGCTCACTACAACAAGcgctccaccatcacctcccgggagatccagaccgccgtgcgcctgctgctgcccggagagttggccaagcacgccgtgtccgagggcaccaaggccgtcaccaagtacaccagcgccaagtaa